A window from Balearica regulorum gibbericeps isolate bBalReg1 chromosome 1, bBalReg1.pri, whole genome shotgun sequence encodes these proteins:
- the CASP2 gene encoding caspase-2 isoform X2, which translates to MDLVQAKSGSFSQNVEFLNLLPKRGPNAFSAFCEALRETKQQHLEAVILNTTSDLNHGITRLEHCYGSNLPFPASESCNSKRPRWIEPVEHSLDNRDGPPIPPVKYCTPEFYHDHQHLAYKLISEPRGLALILSNVHFSSEDLEDRAGGDVDCTSLQMLFKHLGYQVTVFHDQTAQEMQNALERFSKLPDHRDVDSCIVALLSHGVEGGVYGSDGKLLQLQEAFRLFDNANCPNLQNKPKMFFIQACRGDETDRGVDQRDGKEWSDSPGCEESDANKEENLKLRLPTCSDMICGYACLKGTAAMRNTKRGSWYIEALTSVFAEDSRDTHVADMLVKVNRQIKQREGYAPGTEFHRCKEMSEYCSTLCRDLYLFPGYLPGK; encoded by the exons ATGGATCTAGTACAG GCCAAGTCTGGGAGCTTCAGCCAAAATGTAGAATTCCTCAATTTGCTGCCCAAGAGAGGCCCTAATGCCTTCTCAGCCTTCTGTGAAGCTCTACGAGAAACCAAACAGCAGCATCTGGAGGCAGTGATCTTGAACACAACATCTGACCTGAACCATGGGATTACAAGG CTTGAACACTGTTACGGATCAAATCTTCCATTCCCTGCCAGTGAGTCATGTAATTCAAAGAGACCGCGCTGGATTG AACCAGTGGAACATTCCTTGGATAATCGAGATGGTCCCCCGATTCCTCCAGTGAAGTACTGCACTCCTGAATTTTATCATGATCATCAGCACTTG GCATATAAACTGATATCAGAACCCCGAGGCTTAGCGCTTATTCTCAGCAATGTCCATTTCAGCAGTGAGGACTTGGAGGATCGCGCAGGGGGAGATGTGGACTGTACTTCCTTGCAGATGCTTTTCAAGCACCTTGGGTATCAAGTGACTGTCTTTCATGATCAAACTGCACAG gaGATGCAGAATGCATTGGAGAGATTCTCTAAGCTGCCAGATCATCGGGATGTGGATTCCTGTATTGTAGCTTTACTTTCGCATGGTGTGGAGGGTGGAGTTTATGGCAGTGATGGCAAACTACTACAG TTGCAGGAGGCTTTCCGGCTCTTTGATAACGCAAACTGTCCAAATCTCCAGAATAAGcccaaaatgttctttattcAGGCCTGCCGGGGAG ATGAGACGGACCGGGGAGTGGATCAAAGAGATGGGAAAGAATGGTCAGATTCCCCAGGCTGTGAGGAAAGTGAtgcaaacaaagaagaaaatctcaaGCTGCGTCTGCCTACCTGCTCTGATATGATCTGTGGATATGCTTGTCTGAAAG GCACTGCGGCCATGCGAAACACCAAGCGTGGATCTTGGTATATCGAGGCTCTCACCTCTGTGTTTGCAGAGGACTCCCGAGACACTCATGTGGCTGACATGTTGGTGAAG GTGAATAGGCAAATCAAACAACGAGAAGGTTATGCCCCAGGCACAGAATTTCACCGCTGCAAGGAAATGTCAGAATATTGCAGCACGCTCTGTCGGGACCTTTACTTGTTTCCTGGCTATCTGCCAGGGAAATAA